One Magnolia sinica isolate HGM2019 chromosome 2, MsV1, whole genome shotgun sequence genomic window, TGTAAATGGCAGGACGCCCGACTCGTGTGGAAATAGCAAACTCAGTTTAAATGATGTTTGCATAGAGCAATATTTATCATGCATTAGTGACCTGCATTGATATTAACCGCTAGATATTGCGTAAAACAGTAGAACCCCAGTAACAAAAGTTTTATGTAGGTGACTTTTATCACCGTCTTTTAAGAGGGGCCAAGATCAAGTGGATTCTTGCCATCGTTAGTTCTTCAGACCATGTAATAAGATTCATCTACAGCTAACTGTAACTATGGTAGTATGTCTCAAGAAAGATTCAGTGCACGTCCAGTATCATTTACTAAATTACTAACCTTATAACGAACctgatggtccacttgatgggccACCTTATCAAAGCTCCCATGCTGGTAAAATTGCATCAAATGAGGGTTTCTGGTACTGTTCCATTAATAGAAAATTTCTGGGACTGTTGCTCTAATAAACTAATCCTGACCGTCCAGTAACTGGTGACGGATTGGATAGTTGTGAATTTCTAATCACCagtattttttggatcaagactCGCCCAAGACATGGTCCACTGATTGGTCGGTCCAGATCCATTTGaaatgatcaatggtttggaggGTTAGCTCCTTTCATTACATGGTGCCACCCATCCAGCTGATTCTTAAACCGGATCTAACTTCTGTTCTTTTTCAATCCTTATTAATTTATGCATGGAGAAATGCTAATACAAATTGCGAGAGGAAACATTGAGGAAGCTATTCACATACAGCTCGTCAGTGcgatatctgggccattcatcagggagAGTCTTCAGTGAAGAAGACTTGGCCCCCAGATCAGACCCTTCaagtcatcaggtggaccatacatgtTTGAGGGAAATTGGAAAGGAATAATGACCACCGGTCTATTAGTCGActcaacttttttgagaactgtATGCTAATGAACTTACAACCGTCCGATGTCTGACGACTGCAGCAGTATAACTTTCACCAGAACATGTCCACGATGGACCCCACTAGCTGAGTCGATGGGATCTTACACAGGTCTAGCAAGTTGGCACATGTGCTACCAATAGCGTTTCTTTGTATATACTACGGCAAATGCTTCAGCATTTACTTTTGTTGTTGAAGTGGGACAGCCCCACATCGTAACTTAACAACATACATCTGCCCATTCTGCCTGCATATAGAAATAGTTacatgatcagaaccgtccatcatcTAGGAAATAATTTgattctaataatattaccaaggtAATTATGTTGAATATGAGCCATTTAAAAAATATCTTTTCACGATCCACATTTAAATCGAAATTTCTATTGTAAGGATATTTCATTTAGCACAAGTTTCTTACTGCAAAACGTCTATTGGAGAATCCAGAAAATGGACAATTACGATCATAATCCATCTTAGAAGTGGGACACAATAAGGTGATACACGTGTGTGATATAACATCGCGATATAGAGAAAAGAGATAGAGGATGTTTGAAAGATGTGGTGGTGGTGGTTCTCCTCTaacttttcttcatttcttcaacAACCACTCTTAACCCTAATTTGATTGCCTGCCCACTtcattaatctctctctctcacatcctAACCTTGGTttaacctctctttctctctctcgttATATTAATATTGGTTTTACCTGATATTTTCTTGCTTTCAtactcaaacccaaacccaaaccctattTCTGAAACTTTGACCGGCTACAACCCGTCAGCTGCTCCCTAATGGTGACCCCACGCCTCAATCTCTAGAGGATCTTGTTTTTTATAAGTGGAAACGTGAGCAGAAGCCGCCTCTCTTTTAGAGGAGAACAAACCTcacctccccttctctctcttccaaccctaattcaACCCTGCCCCCAAAAAGAAACCCttgtctcttctctctctctcctccttcaagATCTGTTGGCTGTTGCTGTtgttactttctttctttctcgtcCTTCCACAACCCTTCTCTTCCCagagaagaaagaaatcaaagagagagggagacagaAGAGGAGTGTTCCCATGTGCAGATCAGAGCTTTAAAGAAATGGGTACTTCCTTCTGATGGCTCTTCCATTTACTACCTCCTGATTGCAGGATCTTCTTTAATTTCCTTGTAAGTGATTGGaaaatatttctctctctctctctctctctctctctctctctctctctctctctctctctcttctgtcaGTAGCCATGGATTCCGGTAACAGTGGAAGTATGCAGTCATCTAGTGGCGGGGGTGACGAGGAATATGATTCCCGTACCGAATCGTTTTCCGCCTTCTTGAATTCTTCCGGACAGATCAGTGGTCCGATGATGACCCCAGCACCACCATCTTCttctcaccaccaccaccacaaccaccatcacccatctctcttcgATCCTCTCTCTAATTACCTCGATACCTTCCCACGATCTCCACCACCGCCTCCCAATGTCAATTCCCTACCAAATCTCGACATGGCCTGGACCCGAGGCCCACGATCCGAACCCAATTGCACCAACATCAGTGGGCTAGTAGGATCATCATCGTCATCCACCCCACACATCACCGGCCCACATGGATCCAATCGCATACCATACAATCCTATCAACCCATTGATGCCGTTACCATCAGGTGGTTCTGATACCAACGGTTGTGCTTCAGCGACCATCGATCAACCCAACCCCAGCCGCAACCCCAAGAAACGATCCAGGGCTTCCCGTCGGGCCCCCACCACCGTCCTCACGACGGACACATCCAATTTCCGTGCCATGGTTCAAGAGTTCACTGGAATCCCCGCACCGCCATTCTCCGCTTCCACCTTCCCACGGACCCGGCTCGATCTCTTTAACACTCCCTCCGCCATGAGGATGTCACTCACAGACCCGCCACCGCCTTATCTCCTCCGTCCGTTTGTGCAGAAGGTCCCACCTCCTTATCTCAGCTCTTCTTCCActtcattatcttcttcttcttctaccatGGTTGATGTTGGTGCTTCTACAACAGCTACTAATACTGCTACTAATAGTATTAGTACCTTTGCTAATTCTACAACTAGTAGTAGCAATACTAGTACTACTTCTAATGCAATTCCAACTAATAACTACCAACTGCTCTCTGATCTGGGTCTTacaaaacaaaatcaaagcatGCTCAACATGAACAATCCAATCT contains:
- the LOC131233175 gene encoding uncharacterized protein LOC131233175, with the translated sequence MDSGNSGSMQSSSGGGDEEYDSRTESFSAFLNSSGQISGPMMTPAPPSSSHHHHHNHHHPSLFDPLSNYLDTFPRSPPPPPNVNSLPNLDMAWTRGPRSEPNCTNISGLVGSSSSSTPHITGPHGSNRIPYNPINPLMPLPSGGSDTNGCASATIDQPNPSRNPKKRSRASRRAPTTVLTTDTSNFRAMVQEFTGIPAPPFSASTFPRTRLDLFNTPSAMRMSLTDPPPPYLLRPFVQKVPPPYLSSSSTSLSSSSSTMVDVGASTTATNTATNSISTFANSTTSSSNTSTTSNAIPTNNYQLLSDLGLTKQNQSMLNMNNPIFTFQSSPLKYPLSNLPAFGSKSVPQLSIPSSADSQLRVGMLDGFSMNHGHVSAHHGPLSSLIAPDGRNDNPPRWGTDGAGPSDGDQVHSRPFGNYGGSQQQRVSSCKLNYNASSSDFHAEKGPENVPSRGEGMVDSWICSSD